The Pyrus communis chromosome 8, drPyrComm1.1, whole genome shotgun sequence region CATATGGTCGTCCTCTATTCAAATATATCAAGAAATACGATGAAATATATGAGGATAACATACGTCCTCATATTACGTTAAACCAACTAGGGgcctttttcatcttttttacaTATCGATAAATTTTTACgacgtaaattataataatttccggaaacaaaatttttacaaattctcaattcaattttcataaccataaattgatttattttggatttcctccacatattcataattattttggattTCCTCCATAAATTTTTAGGGTATTatagttttggttttggttttggtggtgCTAGTAGTGGcagtggtggtggtagtggtagTGGTAACGGCGGGGATGGCAGCGTCCTCGGTGGTACTAACAGTGGTGGTGTAAGGTTAGTGGTTGTAGTGGTAGGTAGTGGCGGTCACTTTGTTCTCAGATGGAGAAAATGTGTGTAGAAgaataaataatgtcatttttaAAAGCTAACAAGGTTATTACATGAATTTAAAATGTTTATTAAAGGCTCAACGtcgttttttataaaaattgttgactaaaggttattacttttaaaataagtaagaaattatatttttaccaaacaattttttattacttAAAAGCAGTTTTTGAAGGAAGGaaggacaaaaataaaaaaataaaaaaataaaaaaaccaatacCAAAGCGGAGCCGTAGTGTCATAGTAGAAATTAAACACCCTTGTGTCTTCCTCATTTGGGTATGAAGCTTTCCCATCCTCTTTCGTTCTTAGAACCTCGCCTAATTATTAACAAAAGAAAGGCCGGAACTGATCCATCGTTTTCCTCACTCGTCTTGGCTACATTCATGTACTTAGTACAACACCCCATTgataaatatattgtaatgacaTTCAAAGATAGTTAGAGTTGTGTTTTTCCTTAACACTCAAGTTCGAACGCCTCACCTTATAatttaacttaaattaaactatcgCTCAAGTAATAAAAACTCATCCACCTTGAAACCAAAGTTATTCAAACTTCAGAATACcttcaaaatcacaaattaGAATGATGAATTCACTTACattatattaatatattatactCATTAGTCTAAACTCATCAATCATCCAAATTATAAGATGTTCattatattaatatattatcCTCATTAGTCTAAACTCATCAATCATCCAAATTACAAGATGTAGATACGTGCCACTATGTTAACCAAGAATTATTGTCACACCTCaaattttttctttgtctttttatttcttgaaaTATCATTACGCTCGTACACATCACATGTTTCACTGTGTATGTATGACAAAACATTCTGATTCAGCATACAAAGATATTTTTCAATCGTAAATACAATTCAGTACATcaaatgtaataatataattagttaaaaaCTCAGTGTTGTGGCACACTGAAGAATTTCTCAAGCATTACTATGTATTTATTCCGACCACATATTTGACGGCCACTAATCGAAAGACTGGTGTATAACTTTGTCTGTCGAAAATATAGAAGTCGACAACAATAATACAACTCAATGATTTAATATGCTTCGAAAATACATATGATTGAAATACGTGGCAACACGGTACATGCAACAAATCCCAGATATATCGCTCTCCCGCCAACACAAAGATATTTTTGTTTACGTTTGAACAAATATCTGAGGAAAGTGTCATTTTTTCCCCGATTTCCACGGAGTCCCTGGAttgcaaaattcaaatttgcatAACTCAACAATTAATTGCGACAGTTTATAATTTATGCTATAAATACCTCTCCGTAGATTTTTCTCCACTATTCGTGTCCGACTCTGCAATTTAATTCCATTGCTGGTGTTGGGGTGTTCTTGTTTCACTCGAACTTTGGAGTTGTAGTTGGTGTTTTTGGTGGACTTTTTGCGGCGGAGGAAGAGCAAAGATGACGGTTGGGGCAGGGATTTCTGTGGAGGATGGGAACTTGGTGGTGTTGGGGAACAAAGTGTTGTCTGAGGTTCATGACAACGTTGTGGTTACTCCGGCATGTGGGGGTGCATTGGCCAATGGTGCTTTCATTGGTGTCCAATCTGATCACACTGGTAGCCGCAGGGTCTTTCCGATTGGCAAACTTGAgtaagtttttcattttttccttctttttcaccTTTTTAATCGTGATTTTCGACCCGTTAATCGTTAAGTAcgatcttgttttttttttttttaaccttttaaatTGTGATTAGTGGTGTGGGAAAGGTCATTCTTTGGATGTGTGGCTTAATTATGTGTGAATGCTATTGGGAAATTTGAGTGACTtcttttgttttcacttttaaattgtGATTAGTGATGGCGAAAGGGGTCATATTTTAGATTTGTGGCTTAATTATGTGTTaatgcaattggaaatttgAGTAAGTtcttttattttcacttttaaattgtGATTAGTGGTGTGGGAAAGGTCATATTTTGGGTTTGTGGCTTAATTTTGTGTTAATGCAATTGGGAACTTTAAGTAAGTTTCGtgatcttttgttttcaaattttttattgtgatttgTAGAGTGGGAAAGTGTCATAATTTGGATTTTTTGGCTTCAACATATGCTTTTCGGTTAATTACTTGATTATATGTTGATGTATATAAGTCATTTAATAATAAATTCTAATTGTGATTAGTGATGTGGGAAAGGTGTCAACTTTTAGATTTGTGGCTTAATTCCGTGTTAATGTTAATGAACTGTTAAAACTTTAGTAAGTTTTAGGATGTTGtcttttctattttctaatTGTGATTAGTGATGTGGTTAAGATTCATAATTTGGATTTGTGGCTTGAACCTACGTGAATGTTTGATGTAATCGATCTTTTGTGCAGGGGATTGCGTTTTATGTGCGTTTTCCGGTTTAAATTATGGTGGATGACACAGAGGATGGGCAATAGTGGCCAAGATGTTCCCTTTGAGACTCAGTTTTTGATCGTGGAAACGAAGGATGAGTCTCATTTTGGTGAAGGAAGCAATGATGGAGCGGATCAATCTGCAGCTTATACAGTTTTCTTACCGATTCTCGAAGGGGACTTCAGGGCTGTTCTTCAAGGAAATGAACGTAATGAGATTGAAATCTGCCTAGAAAGTGGTAAGGCAAAAGGAaaaggttttaaaaaaatttcatatgtaTTTTGGTCTGTTAGAAGTaattttggttggttttgaaatgataaaaaatctGCGTTTTGTAGGAGATCCTGCTGTTGATGGGTTTGAGGGTAGTCATTTGGTTTTCGTTGGAGCCGGATCAGACCCCTTCGATGTCATCACAGATTCTGTGAAGTAAgttgaagagttaataaattgCATGCTTGCTAATATATTCTTTGGTTTCTGCTCGTCACTTTGTGAAAATgttcaattaaattttttgttgaaaatggtAGAAAGGAATTAGATCGCCATGCTTTTAGTTTAGGATAAACGAAGATATTGAAGTTCTGATAGAGATTCCTCGTTGAAGtcgaaaataaaattgaattgggACTGCCACTCTTTCTTGGCAACATTTATTTGTGAATGTGTATACGATTGACTTAATTGTAACTTTAACTGTACACAGGACTGTGGAGAAACATTTGCAGACATTTTCTCATCGTGAGAGAAAGAAGGTAACGTAATCTTTTTCGCAGTTCTTGTAAATTGAATTCGCCTTTTCTTTTCCCTCAATTCGATCATCTCTAAGTGAATATGCTTTATGTTTCAGATGCCAGACATGTTGAACTGGTTTGGCTGGTGTACATGGGATGCTTTCTACACCAACGTGACTTCAGAAGGCCTGAAGCAAGGATTGCAGAGGTACTGATATTCTCGTTATGGATGCTTTTGAATACTCGACATTAGCATTACAGAGACAGTAACAAGTGTTTTTTGCAGCCTAGAAAGTGGTGGAGCCCCTCCAAAGTTTGTTATTCTTGATGACGGATGGCAGTCAGTCGACATGGATTCTTCTGGTGTTCCATACATAGCTGATAACACAGCAAAGTGAGCACTTGGTCCAAAGTACTCTCGTTTTCACGTTGTCTCACCTTACAGATTTCGTTATATTAATATTTCTGTTCTTTTCTTGCAGCTTTGCAAACAGGTTAACACATATCAAAGAGAACCACAAATTTCAGAAAGATGGTAAAGAGGGTCAGAGAGTAGAGGATCCTGCTTTGGGGCTTCGCCACATTGTTAccgaaattaaagaaaaatacgcTTTGAAGTAAGTCTTATTGTATTTTCTGACATTTGGTTGTCACAACCATTTAGTTTATTAGGAAGTACTTATGTTTGTTTTTCGAACTTGCAGATATGCTTATGTGTGGCATGCCATAACTGGATATTGGGGAGGTGTTAGACCTGGTGTTGCTGAAATGGAACACTACGATTCAAAGTTGGCCTACCCAATTTCATCTCCAGGGGTTGAGTCTAATGAGGATTGCTTTGCCTTGAAAAATATTACCACAAATGGGCTCGGCCTTGTGAATCCCgataaaattttcaacttttatgATGAACTGCACTCTTATCTCGCATCAGCTGGTATAGATGGAGTCAAAGTTGATGTTCAGAACATTCTTGAGACCCTAGGGGCAGGCCATGGTGGAAGGGTAAAACTTACGAGAAAATACCATCAAGCATTGGAAGCGTCTATCGCTAGAAACTTTCCTAACAACGAAATTATTTCTTGTATGAGTCACAATACAGACGCTTTATACAGGTAAAAATCTATTTCACATTTGTGTGTGCAATATTTCTGATTTCGTAAgaccttgaattttttttgtatgaatTCTCAACATTAATGATTTGGTGTGACCTTGAATTTGCTAGCGTGAAGCGTACAGCTGTTATAAGGGCATCAGATGATTTCTGGCCTAGAGATCCAGCGTCGCATACAATTCATATCGCATCAGTTGCTTACAACACTGTTTTCCTTGGGGAGTTTATGCAGCCGGATTGGGATATGTTTCAAGTAAGCAGCCAACTCTGATATTAGTTTGAAGTTCATGTACTCTcctattttgttttagttttcgaTTCTTATTTTGGATTTGTTCTGGATGTTAGAGCCTGCATCCAATGGCTGAATATCATGGAGCAGCTCGCGCAGTCGGAGGATGTGCAATTTATGTTAGGTATGTATTTGTTTTTGTCCTTGCCAGCTTCTCCTTCTGAtatgaaataaattaaataatcaaACCAGAGACTAATTTATATGGGGGCTATTTATATATGATGCAGTGACAAGCCTGGGCAGCATGACTTCGATCTTCTGAGGAAGCTTGTACTTCCTGATGGATCTATCTTGAGGGCCAAACTTCCAGGAAGACCAACAAGAGATTGCTTATTTTCTGATCCTGCCCGAGATGGGAAAAGGTTCGTAAAAGGACATCAATCTTTTGTGGTTTTGTCTCTTCAAATAATGTGTGTTTTCTAATCCAAATTATGTTATTACAGTCTTCTGAAGATATGGAATCTGAACGATGTTACTGGAGTTGTGGGGGTCTTCAATTGCCAGGGAGCTGGGTGGTGTAAGGTTGGAAAGACGAACCTCATCCACGACCTGGAACCAGGCACAATTACCGGGGTTATTCGGGCTAAAGATGTTGATTATCTGCCCAAGGTTGCAGATGAGCAATGGTCTGGGGATGTTGTCGTATTTTCTCATCTTGGTGGTAAGTTTAGCATTTGATTTGTTGTAGTCTTGACGCTTTACTAGTAGACCATACTATTTAGAGTGTTAACAAATTCTAttgatttaaattttcaggAGGGGTGTCTTATCTTCCCAAGGATGCATCCATGACAATAACATTAAAAACCCGGGAATATGAAGTCTTCACAGTGGTTCCTGTCAAGGAACTGTCCAGCGGCGTAAAATTTGCTCCTATAGGCCTAATCAAGATGTTGAACTCTGGGGGAGCCATAAAAGAATATGATGAACCTAACACAAGCACAACAGTTGTGGTGAAAGCTCGTGGATGTGGCACATTTGGAGCCTACTCATCAGCTCGACCCAAGAGGATAACAGTTGATTCGGAGGAAACTGAGTTTGGATATGAAGACACGTCTGGTTTACTCACCACTGATTTGAGGGTGCCAGAGAAAGAACTGCACCTTTGGGACATCATCATCGAGTTTTAAGGTATAAATTACAAGTGTTGTATTAGAATGTTGTGTAGGTGTGTAGAAGGAAGCAGTGTACCTTGTCGTTGAAGTAACTAAAATTGGAAGGAAAATGCAGACTGCTGTTATTGTCTGCATCGTGGCTTGTAGTTTGTATTCGTGAAATTGGGAGAGAAATGAAAGCTTCTATTTAACTAGTCAAATGTGTGACCGTTAGTATTATTTCGATAGTTTGAATCTTGACATGGAATGTTTGCTTGCTTGGATGTTTGCCCAATGTTTGTGATGTGGAAAGTCTGCTAGGCGGAGCTGAGTAGCAGCGTTGCTTCTTGTGAAGGACAATCACAAAGGGCACTGTACAATCTGAGTGGAATGACACCGTCTTTTTGATGCGTGGATGCCTTACGATCTTTGCTCGAAGTTCCTTCCTCTCTCCACACGTTTTATTATACTTCGATGCTTCAGACTTAGGATCGGATCGTTAGTGAATATGGAACGTTGAGTTGGGGAAGTTTTGGGTTTCGGTTAAGGATGTTCCTTTGGAACGAGCAGTCGTTCGTTGCGTGAAAATAATGAACACCTACATTCTTATGAAGTAGTAGGAATTGAATTCTAATGACGATGCTGTACCAAACAAATAAACTTCATTTTCCATGACAATTGCATCATAAGTGTTCAGTGTAAATGGAGGACCTCATGCTCCGAAAATGGTTGGCTATTGGCTTCTCGATCGGTTCTGCAGAATGGGTGTTTAGTATGGTGATACTTGGCATTGCTACATGCCTAACACGATCTGGCCTTCCTATGACTGACTGAAAATTCACCGGCAGGCTCCCTCCTCTCTCGGATGAGAACTGTCCTCGATCCGAAGCAAGAATTTTAGTTGCCATGCCCGAACCACCAGCTGAATCGACAATGTGGGTTCTTGGGGCAGCAAAAGTAAAGAGTCTTCACCCTTCATATGGTAACTTACTCGTTGGACTTATACTACTGTCTTGTCTCGGCAGAGATTCTGTATGTAATTCTTGTCTGGCTCTATGCCTGCTGTCCCATATTGTGTGTCTCCTTTGTTTCTCTCTAATCCATAAATCCTCCTATGTCTCATACATGAGTGGATCGATCGATGTATTCTCAAAGAAGTTTTTGGATTAGTGTTTGCTTCATGTAAAAAACATCATCCGGATTTGATCTCTGCGTCCGCCATCCTCGGAAAGTATAAGGCAAGTTATAATCTCCGACTCCATTAGTGCATTAGGAAAGAGCTCTAGGTCTGAAGTTTCCTTTCGTGTCTCCTTTGTGTCTTCTTGCTAATATTTCGACATATGTCATCTAACTTAATTCAGAGATAACtcggttttttatttatttaacatcTAAAAGTTAATAAAAGATCAGATTGGC contains the following coding sequences:
- the LOC137742582 gene encoding probable galactinol--sucrose galactosyltransferase 1: MTVGAGISVEDGNLVVLGNKVLSEVHDNVVVTPACGGALANGAFIGVQSDHTGSRRVFPIGKLEGLRFMCVFRFKLWWMTQRMGNSGQDVPFETQFLIVETKDESHFGEGSNDGADQSAAYTVFLPILEGDFRAVLQGNERNEIEICLESGDPAVDGFEGSHLVFVGAGSDPFDVITDSVKTVEKHLQTFSHRERKKMPDMLNWFGWCTWDAFYTNVTSEGLKQGLQSLESGGAPPKFVILDDGWQSVDMDSSGVPYIADNTANFANRLTHIKENHKFQKDGKEGQRVEDPALGLRHIVTEIKEKYALKYAYVWHAITGYWGGVRPGVAEMEHYDSKLAYPISSPGVESNEDCFALKNITTNGLGLVNPDKIFNFYDELHSYLASAGIDGVKVDVQNILETLGAGHGGRVKLTRKYHQALEASIARNFPNNEIISCMSHNTDALYSVKRTAVIRASDDFWPRDPASHTIHIASVAYNTVFLGEFMQPDWDMFQSLHPMAEYHGAARAVGGCAIYVSDKPGQHDFDLLRKLVLPDGSILRAKLPGRPTRDCLFSDPARDGKSLLKIWNLNDVTGVVGVFNCQGAGWCKVGKTNLIHDLEPGTITGVIRAKDVDYLPKVADEQWSGDVVVFSHLGGGVSYLPKDASMTITLKTREYEVFTVVPVKELSSGVKFAPIGLIKMLNSGGAIKEYDEPNTSTTVVVKARGCGTFGAYSSARPKRITVDSEETEFGYEDTSGLLTTDLRVPEKELHLWDIIIEF